A section of the bacterium SCSIO 12696 genome encodes:
- a CDS encoding YqfO family protein, which yields MYKLAFFIPESHLEEVKDAVFSAGAGRIGDYDHCCWQVLGQGQFRPQAGSQPFLGKQGTVETVTEYRVEMVCEDHLIGGAVKALISAHPYEEPAYDVWKLATDVY from the coding sequence ATGTATAAATTGGCGTTTTTTATTCCAGAGTCTCATCTTGAAGAGGTAAAAGACGCGGTATTTTCTGCTGGAGCAGGGCGTATAGGGGATTATGACCATTGTTGCTGGCAAGTACTTGGGCAGGGGCAGTTTCGACCACAGGCTGGCAGCCAACCCTTTTTAGGAAAGCAGGGAACTGTGGAAACCGTAACGGAATACCGGGTGGAAATGGTCTGTGAAGATCACTTGATTGGCGGTGCGGTGAAAGCATTGATTTCAGCACACCCCTATGAAGAGCCTGCTTATGATGTTTGGAAACTGGCGACAGACGTCTATTAA
- a CDS encoding phosphoribosylaminoimidazolesuccinocarboxamide synthase produces MSLANKVLAVNNDLPIRTDQPVHSGKVRSVYWLTEADSRRLIEERGYDVAADAPLAIMVISDRISAFECIWRGEGGMDGVPGKGAALNAISNHWFKLFREQGLADSHILEIPHPFVWIVQKARPVMIEAIARQYITGSMWRAYTKGEREFCGIQIAEGLEKDSKLPELLITPSTKGILEGIPGVPAQDDVNITRGDIDNNHEAFKFQSKADIDRYERLLKEGFDVISNELAKLDQIFVDTKFEFGYVTDKSGTEKLIYMDEVGTPDSSRIWDGAEYRNGVVVEKSKEEFRQLLLSHFPDPDILVNKDRMEERSALAKDNVLPEEILMQVSKTYLDIAEKITGQAIQLSENPKAEIIDILRDDFGLVD; encoded by the coding sequence ATGAGTCTTGCCAATAAAGTCTTGGCCGTTAACAACGATTTACCTATTCGCACCGACCAGCCCGTTCACAGTGGCAAGGTTCGCTCCGTGTACTGGCTTACCGAAGCCGACAGCCGCCGCCTGATAGAAGAGCGCGGTTACGATGTGGCCGCCGATGCGCCGCTGGCGATTATGGTAATTAGCGATCGTATCTCGGCTTTTGAGTGCATCTGGCGCGGTGAAGGCGGTATGGACGGTGTACCTGGCAAGGGCGCGGCACTCAATGCCATCTCCAACCATTGGTTCAAGTTATTTCGCGAACAGGGCCTGGCGGACAGCCATATCCTGGAAATCCCCCACCCGTTTGTGTGGATTGTGCAAAAAGCCCGCCCGGTGATGATTGAAGCCATCGCCCGCCAGTACATTACCGGCTCTATGTGGCGCGCTTACACCAAGGGCGAGCGAGAATTTTGCGGTATCCAGATTGCCGAAGGGCTGGAAAAAGACAGTAAGTTGCCAGAGCTGCTGATCACCCCATCCACCAAAGGCATTCTGGAAGGTATTCCCGGCGTTCCGGCCCAGGACGATGTCAATATCACCCGCGGCGATATTGATAACAATCATGAGGCGTTTAAGTTCCAGAGCAAAGCGGATATTGACCGCTACGAGCGATTGCTGAAAGAAGGCTTTGATGTGATTAGTAACGAGCTGGCCAAACTGGATCAGATTTTTGTGGATACCAAATTCGAGTTTGGCTACGTCACCGACAAAAGCGGCACCGAAAAGCTGATTTACATGGACGAAGTAGGCACCCCGGATTCATCTCGCATTTGGGACGGCGCCGAATATCGCAACGGTGTGGTGGTGGAAAAATCCAAAGAAGAGTTTCGCCAGTTACTGCTCAGCCATTTTCCCGACCCGGATATTCTGGTCAACAAAGACCGTATGGAAGAACGCTCCGCGCTGGCAAAAGACAATGTACTGCCAGAAGAAATTCTGATGCAGGTGTCGAAAACCTACCTGGATATTGCGGAGAAAATTACCGGGCAAGCAATTCAGCTTTCAGAGAACCCGAAAGCCGAAATTATTGACATTCTGCGGGATGATTTTGGTCTCGTGGATTAA
- the cydB gene encoding cytochrome d ubiquinol oxidase subunit II: MTEASVYPAIFAGLMGLAMLIYAILDGYDLGVGILLPFSKTASNDQQRDRMIASIGPFWDANETWLVLAVGILLVAFPKAHGVILGELYLPAAFLLVGLILRGVSFDFRAKAAVSHKRLWDHCFRIGSLIATLAQGYMFGRYIHGFDTSLGAYGFAVLSAICITAGYHFIGACWLILKTDGDLQARATKWARRSLWIMAAGILAVCIVNPLVSERIYDKWLTLPNLLLLAPIPIITFGLVLVVNQFLKGFPYSSDRFCWVPFASAVVIFILSFHGLAYSFFPYIIPDQLTIWEAASATASLKFMLVGVIITVPAIIGYTIYSYRVFWGKSSNLSYDAQ, translated from the coding sequence ATGACCGAAGCCAGCGTATACCCTGCTATTTTCGCCGGGCTGATGGGCCTGGCTATGCTGATCTACGCCATTCTGGATGGCTACGACTTGGGCGTGGGGATCTTGCTGCCGTTCAGCAAAACCGCCAGCAACGATCAGCAAAGAGACCGTATGATTGCCTCTATCGGGCCATTTTGGGATGCCAACGAAACCTGGCTGGTACTGGCGGTGGGCATCTTGTTGGTCGCCTTCCCTAAAGCTCACGGGGTTATTCTGGGCGAGCTCTATCTACCGGCAGCATTTTTGCTGGTGGGGCTGATTCTGCGGGGCGTGTCCTTCGACTTCCGCGCCAAGGCAGCGGTATCCCACAAGCGTTTATGGGACCACTGTTTCCGTATTGGCTCGCTGATAGCGACACTGGCCCAAGGCTATATGTTCGGCCGCTATATACACGGTTTTGACACCAGCTTGGGCGCTTATGGGTTTGCGGTACTCAGCGCTATCTGCATCACTGCGGGATACCATTTTATTGGTGCTTGCTGGCTGATCCTGAAAACCGATGGCGACTTACAGGCCAGAGCCACCAAGTGGGCCCGACGCAGCCTGTGGATTATGGCCGCAGGTATCCTGGCGGTGTGTATCGTAAACCCCTTGGTCAGTGAGCGCATCTACGACAAGTGGCTGACCTTGCCGAATCTGTTGTTACTGGCACCCATCCCCATTATCACGTTTGGCTTGGTGCTGGTGGTCAATCAGTTTTTGAAAGGCTTTCCTTACAGCAGCGACCGTTTTTGCTGGGTACCGTTCGCCAGTGCGGTGGTGATTTTTATTCTCAGCTTCCACGGTCTGGCTTATAGCTTTTTCCCCTATATCATTCCTGACCAACTCACCATTTGGGAAGCCGCCAGCGCCACTGCGTCGCTCAAATTTATGCTGGTGGGAGTGATCATTACCGTGCCAGCCATTATCGGCTACACCATCTACTCTTACCGGGTATTCTGGGGCAAATCCAGCAACTTGAGTTACGACGCCCAGTAA
- a CDS encoding cytochrome ubiquinol oxidase subunit I produces MNAAALFATVADPTVITLARIQFAANISFHILFPTITIALCWILLFFKLRFLKTGDQSWMDAYSFWIKIFALTFALGVVSGITMSFQFGTNWPGFMETVGNIAGPLLAYEVLTAFFLEATFLGIMLFGRGRVSERTHTLATWLVAIGTSLSAFWILSLNSWMQTPTGHEMIDGIAHPVSWWQIIFNPSMPYRLTHMMLACGLTGAFLVAGISAYRKLRGDHQPSVNKALRTGVVLAAILIPIQIFVGDLHGLNSFKHQPAKVAAIEGVWETQQGAPLLLFALPNETTRSNDYALGVPNLASLILTHDANGEITGLNDFADHPPVMPLFWGFRIMVGIGLLMLASSWLATWLGRKQNPLPKWLLTTLLGMTFSGWIATLAGWYVTEIGRQPWLVHGILRTADAAAAIPPSNVGFTLALYLSLYVVLLIAYVSTLFLIARKAGTPQKSAKDAPAKPTLGLTVEESRA; encoded by the coding sequence ATGAATGCCGCCGCACTGTTTGCGACCGTTGCAGACCCAACGGTAATTACCTTGGCACGCATCCAGTTTGCCGCCAATATCAGCTTTCATATTTTATTTCCTACCATCACCATCGCCCTTTGCTGGATTTTGCTGTTTTTTAAACTGCGCTTCCTCAAAACTGGCGATCAGAGCTGGATGGATGCCTACAGCTTCTGGATCAAGATATTTGCCCTTACTTTTGCCCTGGGGGTGGTCAGTGGCATTACCATGTCGTTCCAGTTCGGCACCAACTGGCCCGGTTTTATGGAAACCGTGGGCAATATTGCCGGGCCATTACTGGCTTACGAGGTATTAACCGCGTTCTTTCTAGAAGCCACTTTCCTGGGCATTATGCTGTTTGGCCGTGGCCGGGTGTCAGAGCGCACCCACACACTGGCTACCTGGCTGGTGGCCATTGGTACCTCCCTGTCGGCATTTTGGATTCTGTCCCTGAATTCCTGGATGCAGACGCCCACCGGCCACGAAATGATCGATGGCATCGCCCACCCGGTGAGCTGGTGGCAGATCATTTTTAACCCATCCATGCCCTATCGCCTGACCCACATGATGCTGGCCTGCGGCTTAACCGGCGCGTTTCTGGTGGCTGGCATTTCCGCCTACCGCAAGCTCCGTGGCGATCATCAACCATCGGTGAACAAAGCACTGCGCACCGGCGTGGTACTGGCCGCCATACTGATCCCCATACAAATCTTTGTGGGCGATCTGCACGGCCTCAACAGCTTTAAACACCAACCGGCCAAAGTGGCAGCCATCGAAGGAGTTTGGGAAACTCAGCAAGGCGCACCATTACTGCTGTTTGCACTGCCCAATGAAACCACTCGCAGCAACGACTACGCGCTGGGGGTTCCCAACCTGGCCAGCCTGATTCTGACCCACGACGCCAACGGCGAGATCACCGGGCTCAACGATTTTGCCGACCACCCGCCGGTTATGCCGTTGTTTTGGGGGTTTCGCATAATGGTGGGTATTGGCCTGCTGATGCTGGCTAGCTCTTGGTTAGCCACCTGGCTGGGGCGCAAGCAAAACCCATTGCCGAAGTGGCTGTTAACTACACTGCTGGGCATGACCTTCTCTGGCTGGATAGCCACACTGGCCGGCTGGTACGTCACAGAAATTGGCCGCCAACCCTGGTTGGTACACGGCATCTTACGCACCGCTGACGCCGCAGCCGCGATTCCACCCAGCAACGTCGGCTTTACCCTGGCGCTGTACCTGTCTCTGTATGTGGTATTGCTGATCGCTTATGTCAGCACCCTGTTTTTGATCGCGCGCAAAGCGGGTACACCACAAAAATCTGCAAAAGATGCACCTGCAAAACCCACTTTGGGACTTACTGTTGAGGAGAGCAGAGCATGA
- a CDS encoding GbsR/MarR family transcriptional regulator: MTLTPSMQTFIMHFGEMGSRWGMNRTVSQIYALLMVSQEPLNADQIVDALGISRSNVSMGLKELQSWNLLRQHNVPGDRKDYYGTPDDIWEVTRTLIEERRKREIDPTLSMLRNLLMKPPVDDAEEYAHQQFAEIHDMIELVTGWSNDMQRLSSDSLAQLMKLGAGVSKVLDIKDKLKGKRSGTAGGNDS; the protein is encoded by the coding sequence ATGACTCTTACACCCTCTATGCAAACATTCATTATGCACTTCGGTGAAATGGGCAGCCGTTGGGGCATGAACCGCACTGTCAGCCAAATATACGCCCTGTTAATGGTTTCTCAAGAGCCGCTGAATGCCGACCAAATTGTGGACGCACTGGGTATATCCCGCTCCAACGTCAGCATGGGCCTCAAGGAACTGCAGTCCTGGAACCTGTTGCGTCAACACAATGTACCCGGTGACCGCAAAGATTATTACGGCACGCCGGATGATATCTGGGAGGTTACCCGCACCTTGATTGAAGAACGTCGCAAACGGGAGATCGACCCTACCCTTTCCATGCTGCGTAATCTGTTGATGAAGCCCCCTGTGGATGATGCGGAGGAATACGCACATCAGCAGTTTGCAGAAATTCACGACATGATCGAATTGGTCACCGGGTGGAGTAACGACATGCAGCGGCTCAGCTCGGACAGCCTGGCGCAATTGATGAAGCTGGGGGCTGGGGTCAGCAAAGTCCTGGACATCAAAGACAAACTGAAAGGCAAGCGCTCTGGCACAGCAGGAGGTAACGACTCATGA